The Enterobacter kobei genome has a segment encoding these proteins:
- the wcaM gene encoding colanic acid biosynthesis protein WcaM gives MLKKITRRTFVSSLSVLAATPLLSSRLARAAGGKTVSVNQYNNNDWIAAFKQAFKEGDIVVVPAGLTCENINTGIFIPDGKTLLIRGALTGNGRGRFVLQEGCKVIGEGAGRTENITLDVRGSDCVIKGLAMSGFGPVTQIYIGGKKPKVMRNLLIDNISVSHANYAILRQGFHNQIDGARITNSKFSHLQGDAIEWNVAINDRNILISDHVIDNINCTNGKVNWGIGIGLAGSTYDNDYPEKQTVKNFVVANITGSNCRQLVHVENGKHFVIRNIKAKNITPDFSKKAGIDNATVAIYGCDNFIIDNVDMVNSAGMLIGYGVIKGDYLSIPQNFKLNNIHLDNRQLAYKLRGIQISSGNATSFVAITNVEMKRATLELHNKPQHLFLRNINVMQEAAIGPALKINFDLRKDVRGKFMAKDETLLSLANIKAVNEKGQSSVDIDRVDQQVVNVERLNFALPRK, from the coding sequence ATGCTGAAAAAGATTACCCGACGCACTTTTGTCTCTTCTCTGTCCGTTCTGGCGGCCACGCCGCTGCTGTCGTCCCGCCTCGCGCGGGCGGCAGGCGGAAAGACGGTCTCTGTTAATCAGTACAATAACAACGACTGGATCGCTGCCTTTAAGCAGGCGTTTAAAGAAGGTGACATCGTCGTTGTCCCGGCGGGACTCACCTGCGAAAACATCAATACGGGCATTTTCATTCCTGACGGTAAAACGCTGCTGATCCGCGGGGCGTTAACCGGCAACGGGCGCGGCCGCTTTGTTCTGCAGGAAGGCTGCAAGGTCATTGGCGAAGGGGCAGGGCGCACGGAAAACATTACGCTCGACGTTCGTGGCTCAGATTGTGTGATTAAAGGGCTGGCAATGAGTGGGTTTGGCCCGGTAACGCAGATCTACATTGGCGGTAAGAAACCCAAAGTGATGCGCAATTTGCTGATTGATAATATCAGCGTGAGCCATGCTAACTACGCTATCCTGCGTCAGGGTTTTCATAACCAGATCGATGGGGCCCGTATTACCAACAGCAAATTCAGCCACCTGCAGGGCGATGCGATTGAGTGGAATGTGGCGATCAATGACCGCAATATCCTAATCTCCGATCACGTCATCGACAACATCAACTGCACCAACGGCAAGGTCAACTGGGGTATCGGTATTGGCCTCGCCGGGAGCACCTACGACAACGACTATCCTGAAAAACAGACCGTTAAGAACTTCGTGGTGGCCAACATCACCGGCAGCAACTGTCGCCAGCTGGTGCATGTTGAAAACGGTAAACACTTTGTTATCCGCAATATAAAGGCCAAAAATATTACCCCCGACTTCAGTAAAAAGGCGGGAATAGATAACGCCACGGTAGCTATTTATGGCTGTGATAATTTCATTATTGATAATGTCGATATGGTCAATAGTGCCGGAATGCTAATTGGCTATGGGGTCATTAAAGGCGATTATTTGTCCATTCCCCAGAACTTCAAGCTAAACAATATTCATCTGGATAATCGCCAGCTTGCGTATAAGCTGCGCGGAATCCAAATATCATCCGGCAATGCCACCTCCTTTGTGGCGATCACCAACGTCGAGATGAAGCGCGCGACGCTTGAGCTGCACAATAAGCCGCAGCATCTGTTCTTACGTAATATCAACGTGATGCAGGAGGCTGCTATCGGTCCTGCGCTGAAGATAAACTTTGACTTACGTAAGGATGTGCGGGGCAAATTTATGGCCAAAGATGAGACCCTGCTGTCACTGGCGAACATAAAAGCGGTGAATGAGAAGGGGCAGAGCTCGGTGGATATTGACCGAGTGGACCAGCAGGTGGTGAATGTGGAAAGGCTGAACTTTGCACTTCCGCGCAAATAA
- a CDS encoding mannose-1-phosphate guanylyltransferase/mannose-6-phosphate isomerase, translating to MLLPVVIAGGTGSRLWPMSRELQPKQFLSFHQGGSMLQNTISRLDGLEVADPIVICNEDHRFLVAEQLRQMHKLAGNIILEPVGRNTAPAITLAALHALETGNDPVMLILAADHLIANTAAFHSVISNAIPFAEEGKLVTFGIVPVQPETGYGYIQRGEVQHAGQSIAWKIKRFVEKPDLTTAMSYLESKEYLWNSGMFMFRASSYLNEVAKFCPSILEACKNAMQQPVNDLDFIKLDKEIFSRCPSDSIDYAVMEHTELGIVTAMDAGWNDVGSWSALWETSAHDAEGNALIGDIFTHHTRDCYIRSEDKLTAALGLEDLIIVNTKDALLVSHKDSVQDVKVVVEHLKANSRSECREHTTRYMPWGHVETLVRDARYRVNRVTIIPGGELSLQLHHHRIEHWVVLTGTALIGVEENEIYLTENESTTIPVGKKHKLSNPGKINLEVLEIQFGSYLGEDDVLRIS from the coding sequence ATGTTACTTCCAGTGGTGATCGCAGGAGGAACAGGGAGTCGACTATGGCCGATGTCTCGAGAATTGCAGCCCAAGCAATTTCTTTCATTCCATCAGGGAGGGTCGATGCTTCAAAATACGATCTCGCGTCTTGATGGCCTGGAAGTAGCCGACCCCATTGTCATCTGTAATGAAGATCATCGTTTTCTGGTGGCCGAACAGTTAAGGCAAATGCATAAACTGGCCGGTAATATTATCCTCGAACCCGTTGGGCGAAATACAGCGCCAGCAATCACGCTTGCCGCTCTTCATGCGCTGGAAACCGGCAACGATCCTGTCATGCTCATTCTTGCTGCCGATCATCTCATTGCGAATACTGCGGCTTTCCATTCGGTTATCAGCAACGCTATTCCATTCGCTGAAGAGGGTAAACTGGTTACCTTTGGCATCGTGCCTGTGCAACCAGAGACGGGGTACGGATACATTCAGCGCGGTGAAGTGCAGCATGCGGGTCAGTCTATAGCATGGAAAATCAAACGATTCGTGGAAAAGCCGGATCTGACGACCGCCATGTCCTACCTTGAAAGCAAAGAGTACCTTTGGAACAGCGGTATGTTTATGTTCCGAGCCTCGTCCTATCTGAACGAAGTGGCTAAGTTTTGTCCGTCGATTCTGGAAGCATGTAAAAATGCTATGCAGCAGCCGGTTAACGATCTCGACTTCATTAAGCTCGACAAAGAGATTTTCAGCCGTTGCCCTTCAGACTCCATCGACTATGCGGTTATGGAACATACTGAACTGGGGATTGTGACCGCAATGGATGCAGGTTGGAATGACGTAGGGTCATGGTCAGCGCTATGGGAAACGTCTGCCCACGATGCTGAAGGTAATGCGTTGATCGGTGATATCTTTACTCATCATACTCGGGATTGTTATATCCGTAGCGAGGATAAATTAACGGCAGCACTTGGCTTAGAAGACCTTATTATTGTCAATACGAAAGATGCATTGCTGGTATCCCATAAAGATAGTGTCCAGGATGTGAAAGTCGTTGTTGAACACCTAAAAGCCAATTCACGTAGTGAATGCCGTGAACATACTACCCGTTATATGCCCTGGGGCCACGTTGAAACGCTGGTTCGGGACGCACGATATAGAGTTAACCGTGTGACTATTATACCCGGTGGTGAGCTTTCCCTTCAGTTGCATCACCATCGCATTGAACACTGGGTTGTGCTCACTGGAACCGCGCTTATTGGTGTTGAAGAAAACGAAATCTATCTTACCGAGAATGAATCAACGACGATTCCAGTTGGAAAAAAACACAAGCTCTCGAATCCAGGAAAAATAAATCTTGAGGTTCTGGAAATTCAGTTTGGTAGTTATTTAGGCGAAGATGACGTACTAAGGATTTCATGA
- the wcaJ gene encoding undecaprenyl-phosphate glucose phosphotransferase, translating into MTNLKKRERARTNASLISMVQRFSDITIMVGGLWAVCRIGGLPFLYMHLLMALIALVVFQMIGGMTDFYRSWRGVKMTTELMLLLQNWTLSLIFSAGLVAFSHDFDNRLVTYLSWYLLTSVGMVVCRSLIRFGAGWLRNRGYNRRFVAVAGDLPVGRVLLESFRKEPWLGFEVVGIYHDAKPGGVPSDWAGNYVQLIEDAKAGKIHNVYIAMQMKDESRIKQLMRELADTTCSVILIPDVFTFNILHSRIEEVNGVPVVPLYDTPLSGINRVLKRVEDIVLSSLILLLISPVLCCIALAVKLSSPGPVIFRQTRYGMDGKPIMVWKFRSMKVMENDKVVTQATQNDPRVTRVGNFLRRTSLDELPQFINVFTGGMSIVGPRPHAVAHNEQYRSLIEGYMLRHKVKPGITGWAQINGWRGETDTLEKMEKRIEFDLEYIREWSLWFDIKIVFLTIFKGFVNKAAY; encoded by the coding sequence TAATCTCTATGGTGCAGCGTTTTTCTGATATCACCATCATGGTCGGCGGACTGTGGGCGGTGTGTCGGATCGGCGGGCTGCCGTTTTTATATATGCATCTGCTGATGGCGCTGATTGCGTTGGTCGTGTTTCAGATGATCGGCGGAATGACCGATTTCTACCGCTCGTGGCGCGGCGTGAAAATGACTACCGAACTGATGCTGTTGCTGCAGAACTGGACCCTGAGTCTGATCTTCAGCGCGGGCCTGGTAGCGTTCAGCCATGATTTCGATAATCGCCTCGTGACCTATCTCAGCTGGTATCTGCTGACCAGCGTCGGCATGGTGGTGTGCCGCTCCCTGATCCGCTTTGGCGCGGGCTGGCTGCGTAACCGCGGCTATAACCGTCGCTTTGTGGCGGTAGCAGGGGATTTACCGGTTGGAAGGGTTCTGCTCGAGAGCTTCCGCAAAGAGCCGTGGTTAGGGTTTGAAGTGGTGGGTATTTATCACGACGCGAAACCGGGCGGCGTGCCGTCGGACTGGGCGGGGAATTACGTCCAGCTGATTGAAGACGCGAAAGCCGGAAAAATTCACAACGTTTATATCGCCATGCAGATGAAAGACGAATCCCGCATTAAGCAGCTGATGCGTGAACTGGCGGATACCACCTGCTCGGTGATCCTCATCCCGGATGTGTTTACCTTCAACATTCTGCATTCCCGTATTGAAGAGGTGAACGGCGTGCCGGTGGTACCGCTGTACGATACGCCGTTGTCGGGCATTAACCGCGTGCTCAAGCGCGTGGAAGATATTGTGCTCTCTTCGCTGATTTTACTCCTCATCTCCCCGGTACTGTGCTGCATCGCTCTGGCGGTGAAGCTGAGCTCCCCCGGCCCGGTCATTTTCCGTCAGACCCGCTACGGCATGGACGGTAAGCCGATCATGGTCTGGAAATTCCGCTCTATGAAGGTGATGGAGAACGACAAGGTGGTCACCCAGGCGACGCAGAACGATCCGCGCGTCACCCGAGTAGGTAACTTCCTGCGTCGCACCTCGCTGGACGAGCTGCCGCAGTTTATCAATGTCTTTACCGGCGGCATGTCGATTGTTGGCCCCCGTCCGCACGCCGTGGCGCACAACGAGCAGTACCGCTCGCTGATTGAAGGCTACATGCTGCGCCATAAGGTGAAGCCGGGCATCACCGGCTGGGCACAGATCAACGGCTGGCGCGGTGAAACCGACACGCTGGAAAAAATGGAAAAACGCATCGAGTTCGATCTGGAGTACATCCGCGAGTGGAGCCTCTGGTTCGATATCAAGATTGTTTTTCTGACCATTTTCAAAGGCTTCGTGAACAAAGCGGCGTACTAA
- the cpsG gene encoding phosphomannomutase CpsG yields MVNKNNNKLSCFKAYDIRGKLGEELNEDIAWRIGRAYAQCLAPKQVVVGGDVRLTSESLKLALAEGLMAGGCDVLDIGLSGTEEIYFATFHLNVDGGIEVTASHNPIDYNGMKLVRSGARPVSGDTGLKEIQHVAEMNDFAPTQHKGNYKKINILREYVDHLLSYVNLNNFRIKPMKLVINSGNGAAGHVIDAIELRFKQAGVPVEFIKVHNDPDGTFPHGIPNPLLPEARQDTANAVLAAQADMGIAFDGDFDRCFFFDEKANFIEGYYIVGLLAEAFLNKEPGSKIIHDPRLTWNTVDIVQSAGGIPVMSKTGHAFIKERMRAENAVYGGEMSAHHYFREFAYCDSGMIPWLLVAELVLTTGHSLGSLVESRIARFPVSGEINRKVINASRLIADIEERYASQATDIDYTDGLSMSFPEWRFNIRTSNTEPLLRLNVESHGDQRLMETKREELLGLINR; encoded by the coding sequence ATGGTAAATAAAAATAATAATAAGTTAAGTTGTTTTAAAGCCTATGATATTCGTGGGAAATTGGGCGAAGAACTCAATGAAGATATTGCCTGGCGTATTGGCCGTGCTTACGCACAATGTCTTGCTCCGAAGCAGGTTGTCGTTGGAGGGGATGTTCGTTTGACCAGTGAGTCATTAAAGCTGGCTCTGGCTGAGGGGCTCATGGCTGGCGGATGCGACGTGCTTGATATTGGACTGTCGGGCACAGAAGAGATCTATTTCGCCACATTTCATTTGAACGTCGACGGCGGTATTGAAGTCACCGCGAGCCACAATCCCATCGATTATAATGGGATGAAGCTTGTTCGTAGCGGTGCGCGACCTGTCAGTGGTGATACGGGTTTAAAAGAGATTCAGCACGTAGCGGAAATGAATGATTTTGCGCCCACACAGCATAAAGGCAATTATAAGAAGATTAATATTCTCAGGGAGTATGTTGATCATTTATTAAGCTATGTGAATCTCAATAATTTCCGTATCAAACCGATGAAATTAGTCATTAACTCCGGCAACGGTGCGGCAGGGCATGTCATTGATGCAATCGAACTACGCTTCAAACAGGCCGGTGTACCGGTAGAATTTATAAAAGTTCATAACGATCCGGACGGTACCTTCCCACATGGCATTCCCAATCCGCTTTTACCAGAAGCACGACAGGATACGGCTAATGCTGTGTTAGCTGCTCAGGCCGATATGGGGATTGCGTTTGACGGTGATTTTGATCGCTGCTTCTTTTTTGACGAAAAAGCCAACTTTATTGAAGGTTATTACATTGTTGGCTTGTTAGCTGAGGCGTTTCTCAACAAAGAGCCTGGTTCAAAAATCATCCACGACCCACGACTCACATGGAATACGGTTGATATCGTCCAGAGTGCTGGGGGTATCCCTGTAATGTCTAAAACAGGCCACGCTTTCATTAAAGAACGCATGCGTGCTGAGAACGCGGTTTATGGTGGAGAAATGAGTGCCCATCATTATTTCCGTGAATTTGCATACTGCGACAGTGGCATGATCCCCTGGCTGCTTGTGGCAGAACTGGTATTAACAACAGGCCACTCTCTTGGCTCATTGGTTGAGTCGCGAATTGCGCGTTTCCCTGTCTCGGGTGAGATAAACAGAAAAGTTATAAATGCTTCGAGATTAATCGCTGATATCGAGGAGCGCTATGCCTCACAAGCTACCGATATTGACTATACGGATGGCTTGAGTATGTCTTTTCCTGAGTGGCGATTTAATATCCGTACATCGAATACCGAGCCTCTGCTTCGTCTGAATGTTGAATCGCATGGAGATCAGAGATTAATGGAAACAAAGCGAGAAGAACTATTAGGGCTGATAAATAGATAG
- the wzxC gene encoding colanic acid undecaprenyl disphosphate flippase WzxC, whose protein sequence is MSLREKTISGAKWSAMATIVIIGLGLVQMTVLARIIDNHQFGLLTVSLVIIALADTLSDFGIANSIIQRKEISHLELTTLYWLNVGLGIFVFVLVFLLSGTIASVLHNPDLAPLMRTLSFAFVVIPHGQQFRALMQKELEFNKIGMIETSAVLAGFTFTVVSAHFWPLAMTAILGYLVNSAVRTLLFGYFGRKIYRPGLHFSLASVSSNLRFGAWLTADSIINYVNTNLSTLVLARILGASVAGGYNLAYNVAVVPPMKLNPIITRVLFPAFAKIQDDTEKLRVNFYKLLSVVGIINFPVLLGLMVVSSNFVPLVFGEKWNGIIPILQLLCVVGLLRSVGNPIGSLLMAKARVDISFKFNVFKTFLFIPAIIVGGHMAGAIGVTLGFLLVQVVNTVLSYFIMIKPVLGSSYRQYILSLWLPFYLSLPTLAVSYGLGIILRGHLPLAALLAVQVAAGALAFGVMIVLSRNALVVEMKRQFCRNEKMKTLLRAG, encoded by the coding sequence ATGAGCTTACGTGAAAAAACCATCAGCGGCGCCAAGTGGTCAGCGATGGCGACCATCGTCATCATTGGCCTCGGCCTGGTGCAGATGACGGTGCTGGCGCGCATTATTGATAATCACCAGTTCGGCCTGCTGACCGTCTCGCTGGTGATTATTGCGCTGGCCGACACGCTGTCGGACTTTGGTATCGCCAACTCGATTATCCAGCGTAAAGAGATCAGCCATCTGGAGCTGACCACGCTCTACTGGCTGAATGTGGGGCTGGGTATTTTCGTGTTTGTGCTGGTCTTTCTGCTGAGCGGTACTATCGCCAGCGTGCTGCACAACCCGGATCTCGCCCCGCTGATGCGCACATTGTCCTTTGCCTTCGTGGTGATCCCACACGGGCAGCAGTTCCGCGCGCTGATGCAGAAAGAGCTGGAGTTCAACAAAATCGGCATGATCGAAACCAGCGCCGTGCTGGCGGGCTTTACCTTCACCGTGGTCAGCGCCCATTTCTGGCCGCTGGCGATGACGGCCATCCTCGGTTACCTGGTCAACTCCGCCGTGCGTACGCTGCTGTTTGGCTATTTTGGCCGCAAAATTTATCGCCCGGGGCTGCATTTCTCTCTCGCGTCCGTCTCGTCTAACCTGCGCTTTGGCGCGTGGCTGACGGCGGACAGCATTATTAACTACGTGAATACCAACCTCTCAACGCTGGTGCTGGCACGCATTCTTGGGGCGAGCGTCGCGGGGGGCTACAACCTGGCCTACAACGTCGCGGTGGTGCCGCCGATGAAGCTGAACCCGATTATCACCCGCGTCCTGTTCCCGGCGTTTGCCAAGATTCAGGACGATACCGAAAAGCTGCGCGTTAATTTTTACAAGCTGCTGTCCGTGGTAGGGATCATCAACTTCCCGGTGCTGCTGGGGCTGATGGTGGTTTCGAGCAACTTCGTACCGCTGGTGTTTGGCGAGAAGTGGAACGGCATTATCCCGATCCTGCAATTGCTCTGCGTGGTGGGGCTGCTGCGCTCCGTGGGGAATCCGATTGGTTCGCTGCTGATGGCGAAGGCGCGGGTGGATATCAGCTTCAAGTTCAACGTGTTCAAAACCTTCCTGTTTATTCCGGCAATTATCGTCGGTGGCCATATGGCGGGCGCCATCGGCGTCACGCTGGGCTTCCTGCTGGTGCAGGTAGTCAATACCGTTCTGAGCTACTTCATCATGATTAAGCCGGTGCTGGGCTCCAGCTACCGTCAGTACATTTTGAGTCTGTGGCTGCCGTTTTACCTCTCACTGCCGACCCTGGCTGTGAGCTACGGTCTGGGCATTATCCTTCGCGGCCATCTGCCGCTGGCCGCACTGCTGGCGGTGCAGGTGGCCGCCGGCGCGCTGGCATTTGGCGTGATGATTGTGCTGTCACGCAATGCGCTGGTGGTCGAAATGAAGCGCCAGTTTTGCCGTAACGAAAAAATGAAAACGCTGCTTCGCGCAGGCTAG
- the galF gene encoding GalU regulator GalF, translated as MINLKAVIPVAGLGMHMLPATKAIPKEMLPIVDKPMIQYIVDEIVAAGIKEIVLVTHSSKNAVENHFDTSYELEALLEQRVKRQLLAEVQSICPPGVTIMNVRQAQPLGLGHSILCARPVVGDNPFIVVLPDIIIDTASADPLRYNLAAMVARFNETGRSQVLAKRMKGDLSEYSVIQTKEALETEGQVSRIVEFIEKPDQPQTLDSDLMAVGRYVLNADIWAELEKTEPGAWDRIQLTDAIAELAKKQSVDAMLMTGDSYDCGKKMGYMQAFVNYGLRNLKEGHKFRETIKKLLDTHD; from the coding sequence ATGATTAATTTGAAAGCAGTCATTCCGGTAGCAGGCCTGGGCATGCATATGTTGCCAGCCACAAAAGCCATTCCTAAAGAAATGCTGCCGATCGTCGACAAACCGATGATTCAATACATCGTCGACGAGATTGTTGCTGCAGGGATCAAAGAAATCGTCCTGGTTACGCACTCGTCCAAGAATGCGGTTGAAAACCACTTCGACACCTCTTACGAACTCGAAGCGTTGCTTGAGCAGCGCGTCAAACGCCAGCTGCTGGCGGAAGTGCAATCTATTTGTCCACCTGGCGTGACCATCATGAACGTGCGCCAGGCGCAGCCGCTGGGGCTGGGCCACTCCATCCTGTGTGCCCGTCCGGTTGTCGGTGATAACCCGTTCATCGTTGTTCTTCCGGACATCATCATTGATACCGCGTCTGCCGATCCGCTGCGCTACAACCTGGCGGCCATGGTGGCGCGTTTCAACGAAACCGGTCGCAGCCAGGTACTGGCAAAACGCATGAAGGGCGATCTCTCTGAGTACTCTGTGATTCAGACGAAAGAAGCGCTGGAGACGGAAGGGCAGGTGAGCCGCATCGTTGAGTTCATCGAAAAGCCGGATCAGCCGCAGACGCTGGACTCCGACCTGATGGCGGTGGGCCGTTATGTTCTGAATGCCGATATCTGGGCGGAACTGGAGAAAACCGAGCCAGGCGCCTGGGACCGTATTCAGCTGACTGACGCGATTGCCGAACTGGCGAAGAAGCAGTCTGTGGATGCCATGCTGATGACGGGTGACAGCTATGACTGCGGTAAGAAAATGGGGTATATGCAGGCGTTTGTGAACTATGGGCTGCGTAACCTCAAAGAGGGCCATAAGTTCCGCGAGACCATTAAAAAGCTGCTAGATACGCATGACTGA
- the wcaL gene encoding colanic acid biosynthesis glycosyltransferase WcaL, with protein MKVGFFLLKFPLSSETFVLNQITAFIDMGYDVEIIALQKGDTQNTHAAYTQYGLEAKTRWLQDEPSGKLSKLRHRASQTLRGIHRPQTWRALNVSRYGSESRNLILSAICGQTAQPYRADVFIAHFGPAGVTAAKLRELGVIDGKIATIFHGIDISSREVLNHYTPEYQQLFRRGDMMLPISDLWAGRLKSMGCPGEKIAVSRMGVDLTRFTRRPVKVPGKPLQIISVARLTEKKGLHVAIEACRQLKARGVAFHYRILGIGPWERRLRTLIEQYQLDDVVEMPGFKPSHEVKAMLDEADVFLLPSVTGADGDMEGIPVALMEAMAVGIPVVSTLHSGIPELIKSDHSGWLVPENNAMALADRLAAFSDIDQQALEPVLHNARQKVETDFNQQVINRQLASLLQTL; from the coding sequence ATGAAGGTTGGTTTCTTCTTACTGAAATTTCCGCTGTCGTCCGAGACCTTTGTGCTGAACCAAATTACCGCGTTTATCGATATGGGATATGACGTGGAGATTATCGCCCTGCAAAAGGGCGATACCCAAAACACCCATGCGGCCTATACCCAGTATGGGCTGGAGGCGAAAACCCGCTGGCTGCAGGATGAGCCTTCCGGGAAGTTGAGCAAGCTGCGCCACCGGGCCAGCCAGACCTTACGCGGGATCCATCGGCCGCAGACCTGGCGGGCGCTGAATGTTTCCCGCTACGGGTCCGAATCTCGCAATCTGATCCTGTCGGCCATCTGCGGGCAAACGGCGCAGCCGTATCGTGCCGATGTGTTTATCGCCCACTTCGGCCCGGCGGGTGTCACTGCCGCGAAGCTGCGCGAACTGGGGGTAATAGACGGCAAGATTGCGACTATTTTCCACGGAATCGACATCTCAAGCCGTGAAGTGTTGAACCACTATACGCCAGAGTATCAGCAGCTTTTCCGCCGCGGTGACATGATGCTGCCCATCAGCGACCTGTGGGCCGGACGCCTGAAAAGTATGGGCTGCCCGGGTGAGAAGATTGCCGTTTCGCGCATGGGCGTCGATTTAACGCGCTTTACGCGTCGTCCGGTGAAGGTGCCGGGAAAACCGCTACAGATCATCTCTGTGGCGCGTCTGACCGAAAAGAAAGGTCTGCATGTGGCCATTGAGGCCTGCCGTCAGCTAAAAGCACGCGGGGTGGCGTTCCACTATCGCATTCTCGGCATTGGGCCGTGGGAACGTCGTCTGCGCACGCTTATCGAACAGTATCAGCTGGACGATGTCGTGGAGATGCCGGGCTTTAAGCCGAGCCATGAAGTTAAGGCCATGCTCGATGAGGCGGACGTGTTCCTGCTGCCCTCCGTGACGGGCGCCGATGGTGACATGGAAGGCATTCCGGTGGCGCTGATGGAGGCGATGGCCGTGGGTATTCCGGTGGTATCGACCCTGCACAGCGGGATCCCGGAGCTGATTAAATCTGACCATTCCGGCTGGCTGGTGCCGGAGAATAACGCGATGGCCCTTGCTGATCGGTTAGCGGCCTTCAGCGACATCGACCAGCAGGCGCTGGAGCCCGTGCTTCACAATGCCAGACAAAAAGTAGAAACCGATTTTAACCAGCAGGTAATAAATCGCCAGTTAGCGAGCCTGCTGCAAACGCTGTAA
- the wcaK gene encoding colanic acid biosynthesis pyruvyl transferase WcaK, producing MKLLILGNHTCGNRGDSAILRGLLDAINTLKPETEVDVMSRYPVSSSWLLNRPVMGDPLYSQMKQHNNAAGVMGRVKKVLRRRYQHQVLLSRVTDTGKLRNIAIAQGFTDFVRLLSGYDAIIQVGGSFFVDLYGVPQFEHALCTFMAKKPLFMIGHSVGPFQDPQFNQLANYVFGHCDALILRESVSLDMMKRSEIDTSKVEHGVDTAWLVDHQDDSFQASYAVQHWLDVAAKQKTVAITLRELAPFDKRLGTTQAAYEKAFADVVNRVLDSGYQVLALSTCTGIDSYNKDDRMVALNLRNLVNDPSRYHVVMDELNDLEMGKLLGACDLTVGTRLHSAIISMNFGTPAIAINYEHKSAGIMQQLGMPEMAVDIRHLLDGSLGAMVGDTLGQLPAINERLAVAVKAEREKGIGMVKSVLDRVREGK from the coding sequence ATGAAATTATTAATTCTTGGCAACCATACCTGCGGCAACCGTGGCGACAGCGCCATCCTGCGCGGTTTACTGGATGCAATTAACACCCTTAAGCCTGAGACCGAAGTGGACGTGATGAGCCGTTATCCGGTCAGCTCATCCTGGTTACTGAACCGCCCGGTAATGGGCGACCCGCTCTACAGCCAGATGAAACAGCATAACAACGCCGCAGGCGTGATGGGGCGGGTCAAGAAAGTCCTGCGTCGTCGCTACCAGCACCAGGTGCTGCTTTCCCGCGTGACGGATACCGGCAAGCTGCGCAACATTGCGATTGCGCAGGGATTCACCGATTTCGTGCGGCTGCTGTCCGGCTACGACGCGATTATTCAGGTTGGCGGTTCGTTCTTCGTCGATCTCTACGGCGTACCGCAGTTTGAACATGCGCTCTGCACGTTTATGGCCAAAAAGCCGTTGTTTATGATTGGCCACAGCGTCGGACCTTTCCAGGATCCGCAGTTTAACCAGCTGGCGAACTATGTCTTTGGGCACTGCGACGCGCTGATCCTGCGTGAGTCGGTGAGTCTGGATATGATGAAGCGCAGCGAAATTGACACGTCTAAAGTAGAACACGGCGTGGACACCGCCTGGCTGGTGGATCATCAGGATGACAGCTTCCAGGCAAGCTACGCGGTACAGCACTGGCTGGACGTGGCGGCAAAACAAAAAACGGTCGCCATCACGCTGCGTGAACTGGCTCCCTTTGATAAACGGCTAGGCACCACCCAGGCGGCGTATGAGAAAGCCTTTGCCGACGTGGTGAACCGCGTGCTGGACAGCGGTTATCAGGTACTGGCGCTTTCTACCTGTACCGGCATCGACAGCTACAACAAAGATGACCGCATGGTGGCGCTGAACCTGCGCAACCTGGTTAACGATCCGTCCCGTTATCACGTTGTGATGGATGAGCTGAACGACCTTGAAATGGGCAAGCTGCTCGGCGCCTGTGACCTGACCGTCGGCACCCGCCTGCATTCGGCCATAATCTCCATGAACTTCGGTACGCCGGCCATCGCAATTAACTACGAACACAAATCCGCCGGGATTATGCAGCAGCTTGGCATGCCGGAAATGGCCGTGGATATCCGTCATCTGCTGGATGGTTCGCTTGGTGCGATGGTGGGGGACACGCTGGGTCAACTGCCCGCCATCAACGAACGGCTGGCCGTGGCGGTGAAAGCCGAGCGCGAGAAGGGCATTGGCATGGTGAAATCGGTACTCGACCGCGTACGGGAGGGGAAATGA